Proteins from a single region of Sylvia atricapilla isolate bSylAtr1 chromosome 7, bSylAtr1.pri, whole genome shotgun sequence:
- the SPP2 gene encoding secreted phosphoprotein 24: protein MKILIFLLTLSAFSCSGLPVYDYDHPISEEALNASIARINSQSWSRNLYGVVRSRVMGVDMWDGDTYGLDLRFSIRETMCPKASGRDPFTCDFKTGPFVPTASCRSVVEVSGDLIANITVRCHRSTFSSESMSSEEMIHVPVRIPDRRGSTGREDEALAPEIFPSRGRGSNPGDWNKPSYFSPDKME from the exons ATGAAGatcttaatttttctcctcacaCTGAGCGCTTTCTCATGCTCAG GGCTTCCAGTGTATGACTATGACCACCCTATCTCAGAAGAGGCTCTCAATGCTTCCATTGCACGGATCAATTCCCAGTCATGGAGCAGAAACCTGTACGGTGTTGTCAGGAGCCGAGTCATGGGA GTAGACATGTGGGATGGTGATACTTATGGGTTAGATCTGCGGTTCAGCATCCGTGAGACCATGTGCCCCAAAGCTTCAGGGAGAGACCCCTTCACCTGTGACTTCAAAACTGGACCTTTTGTG CCCACTGCTTCCTGCAGGAGTGTTGTGGAAGTCTCTGGGGACCTGATTGCCAACATCACCGTGCGGTGCCATCGAAGCACATTCAGCTCTGAATCGATGAGCAGCGAGGAG ATGATTCATGTGCCCGTAAGGATCCCCGACAGGCgaggcagcactggcagggaag ATGAGGCCCTTGCTCCTGAAATCTTCCCTTCAAGGGGAAGAGGCAGCAACCCTGGAGACTGGAACAAACCCAGCTACTTCAGCCCTGACAAGATGGAATAA